Proteins encoded together in one Pseudomonas arsenicoxydans window:
- a CDS encoding SURF1 family protein, with protein MKRFRPGVVPTLVVAILLPLLVSLGFWQLSRGAEKSALLNTYTERRAAEPMASTALQHTEDPAFRRVHLHGQFDPAHSLLLDNRQRDGKVGVELLQPFQDQATGLWLLVNRGWLPWPDRRTPPQFTTPTEALNLTAWVYVSPGATFQLHADPSTTTWPQLVTAVDPAKLWTTLDREGFAYELREETGPASYQADWPVVAMGPEKHIAYAVQWFAMSIALLGLFIYLGWHNAKEKHHGSGHESTQHV; from the coding sequence ATGAAGCGCTTCCGGCCGGGTGTCGTGCCGACACTGGTGGTCGCAATCCTGCTGCCGCTGCTGGTGTCACTCGGGTTCTGGCAGTTGAGCCGGGGCGCTGAAAAAAGCGCGCTGCTGAATACCTACACCGAACGCCGTGCCGCTGAACCGATGGCCAGCACCGCACTGCAACACACCGAAGATCCGGCGTTCCGCCGCGTTCACCTGCACGGCCAGTTCGATCCCGCCCACAGCCTGCTGCTGGACAACCGCCAACGCGACGGCAAGGTCGGTGTCGAGTTGCTGCAACCGTTTCAGGACCAGGCCACCGGGCTCTGGCTGTTGGTCAATCGCGGCTGGCTGCCGTGGCCGGACCGGCGCACACCGCCGCAATTCACCACGCCGACCGAGGCATTGAACCTGACTGCCTGGGTTTACGTGTCCCCCGGGGCGACTTTTCAGCTGCACGCCGACCCAAGCACCACAACCTGGCCGCAGCTGGTGACGGCCGTTGACCCGGCGAAGCTGTGGACAACGCTCGATCGTGAAGGCTTTGCCTACGAATTACGTGAAGAAACCGGCCCCGCGTCCTACCAGGCCGATTGGCCCGTGGTGGCCATGGGGCCGGAAAAACACATCGCTTATGCCGTGCAGTGGTTCGCCATGTCGATCGCCCTGCTCGGCCTTTTCATCTACCTCGGCTGGCACAACGCAAAGGAGAAACACCATGGGAGCGGCCATGAATCCACCCAGCATGTCTGA
- a CDS encoding COX15/CtaA family protein, with product MAKPGFRLALFATLLALIVVLLGAYTRLTHAGLGCPDWPGCYGFISVPKGEAQLAHAELHFPEAPVEAHKGWNEMIHRYFAGTLGLLISVLAGRAWVHRRHPGQPVKLPLFLLGVVFAQAAFGMWTVTLKLWPQVVTGHLLGGFATLSLLFLLTLRLSGVVPALTVPRRLQHWATAGLLLVILQIALGGWVSSNYAAVACIDFPTCHGQWLPPADFANGFHLTQHIGPNYLGGQLDSDARTAIHLTHRIGALLVTLVLLGLAWQLKVVGMTRLAGLVLIALGAQITLGISNVLFHLPLPVAVAHNAGGATLLLTMVLVNYHARTSLVRVKQQTPRWRFSPRKHSAGPITIKGETPWRL from the coding sequence ATGGCCAAACCTGGATTTCGCCTCGCGCTGTTTGCCACCTTGCTGGCACTGATTGTGGTGCTGCTCGGCGCCTACACCCGCCTGACCCACGCCGGCCTCGGCTGCCCGGACTGGCCGGGCTGCTACGGTTTCATCAGCGTGCCCAAAGGCGAAGCTCAACTGGCCCATGCCGAATTGCATTTTCCCGAGGCGCCTGTCGAAGCCCACAAAGGCTGGAACGAGATGATCCACCGCTATTTCGCCGGCACGCTGGGGCTGTTGATTTCGGTGCTGGCCGGTCGCGCCTGGGTGCATCGCCGTCATCCGGGGCAACCGGTGAAGTTGCCATTGTTCCTGTTGGGCGTGGTATTTGCCCAAGCGGCGTTCGGCATGTGGACGGTAACGCTCAAGCTTTGGCCGCAGGTCGTCACCGGGCATTTGCTCGGCGGATTTGCGACGTTGAGCCTGTTGTTTTTGCTGACCTTGCGCCTGTCCGGCGTAGTACCTGCGCTGACGGTGCCACGGCGTCTGCAACACTGGGCGACGGCGGGGTTGCTGCTGGTGATCCTGCAAATAGCCCTCGGCGGTTGGGTCAGTTCCAACTACGCGGCAGTAGCGTGTATCGACTTCCCTACCTGCCACGGCCAATGGCTACCGCCGGCTGACTTCGCCAACGGCTTTCACCTGACCCAGCACATCGGCCCCAATTACCTCGGCGGGCAACTGGACAGCGATGCCCGCACGGCGATTCACCTGACTCACCGGATCGGCGCTTTGCTGGTGACACTCGTGCTGCTCGGCCTGGCCTGGCAACTGAAAGTGGTCGGCATGACTCGCCTGGCAGGACTGGTACTGATTGCACTCGGCGCACAAATCACCCTCGGCATCAGCAACGTGCTGTTCCACCTGCCGCTGCCGGTGGCCGTCGCCCATAACGCCGGTGGCGCGACACTGCTACTGACGATGGTGCTGGTCAATTATCACGCGCGAACCAGCCTGGTTCGGGTGAAGCAGCAAACTCCGCGCTGGCGCTTTAGCCCGCGCAAACATTCAGCCGGCCCCATAACAATAAAAGGAGAGACGCCATGGCGACTCTGA
- the cyoE gene encoding heme o synthase, producing MATLIGARHSQAIWRDYLELTKPKVVVLMLITSLVGMFLATRAGVPWTVLVFGNLGIALCAGGAAAVNHVVDRRIDAVMARTHKRPLAEGRVSPAAALIFALVLAVLGQAVLLAFTNALTAWLTLASLLGYAVVYTGFLKRATPQNIVIGGLAGAAPPLLGWTAATGHVSAEPLLLVLIIFAWTPPHFWALAIHRKEEYAKADIPMLPVTHGEHYTKIHILLYTFALLAVSLMPYVIHMSGMLYLICALGLGARFLQWAIVLYRGTRPHAAINTFKYSIYYLFLLFIALLVDHYLLLNL from the coding sequence ATGGCGACTCTGATCGGCGCGCGTCACAGTCAGGCGATCTGGCGTGATTACCTGGAGCTGACCAAGCCCAAAGTGGTGGTGCTGATGCTCATCACCTCGCTGGTCGGCATGTTTCTCGCGACCCGCGCCGGGGTGCCGTGGACCGTGCTGGTGTTTGGCAATCTGGGGATCGCGCTGTGTGCGGGTGGCGCAGCAGCGGTTAACCATGTGGTCGACCGGCGTATCGATGCGGTCATGGCTCGCACGCACAAACGCCCCTTGGCCGAAGGTCGGGTGTCCCCGGCGGCCGCGCTGATTTTTGCCTTGGTGTTGGCGGTGCTTGGGCAAGCCGTGCTGCTGGCCTTCACCAATGCGCTGACGGCCTGGCTGACCCTCGCCTCCTTGCTCGGCTACGCGGTGGTCTACACCGGTTTCCTGAAGCGCGCGACGCCGCAGAATATCGTCATCGGCGGCCTGGCCGGTGCCGCGCCGCCGCTGCTCGGCTGGACCGCTGCAACGGGACATGTCAGCGCCGAACCGTTGCTGCTCGTGTTGATCATCTTCGCCTGGACCCCGCCACACTTCTGGGCCCTGGCCATTCACCGCAAAGAGGAATACGCCAAGGCCGACATTCCGATGCTGCCGGTCACCCATGGCGAGCACTACACCAAAATCCACATCCTGCTTTACACCTTCGCGCTGCTGGCCGTCAGTCTGATGCCATATGTGATTCACATGAGCGGCATGCTCTACCTGATTTGCGCGCTGGGACTCGGCGCCAGGTTCCTGCAATGGGCCATCGTGCTGTACCGTGGCACTAGACCGCACGCGGCGATCAACACCTTCAAGTACTCTATTTACTACTTGTTCCTGCTGTTTATCGCGCTGCTCGTAGACCACTACTTACTGTTGAACCTATGA
- a CDS encoding SCO family protein, with amino-acid sequence MTRTQKTVFILVALIALVLGLTINKVLSGKGQGDPTALIDAGIILLPQSRNLPNVTMTDENGKPVTVNELKDKWSLLFFGYTFCPDICPTTLAQLRQIKSELPPEAVAKLQIILVSVDPNRDTPKQLKQYLGYFDPQFKGLTASSVDDIQKLANAVSIPFIPADTSKPNYTVDHSGNLAVIGPDGTQRGFIRAPLNNQKLVAQLPVMLKRK; translated from the coding sequence ATGACTCGAACTCAGAAAACCGTATTCATCCTTGTCGCCCTGATCGCACTGGTTCTGGGCCTGACCATCAACAAAGTGCTTTCCGGCAAAGGCCAGGGCGACCCGACGGCGCTGATCGACGCAGGGATCATTTTGCTGCCGCAAAGCCGCAACCTGCCGAACGTGACGATGACGGACGAAAACGGCAAGCCTGTCACGGTCAACGAGCTGAAAGACAAATGGTCGCTGCTGTTCTTCGGTTACACCTTCTGCCCGGATATCTGCCCGACCACCCTCGCCCAGTTGCGTCAGATCAAGAGTGAGTTGCCGCCAGAAGCGGTGGCCAAGTTGCAGATCATTCTGGTCAGTGTCGACCCGAACCGCGACACGCCCAAGCAACTAAAGCAGTACCTGGGTTACTTCGATCCGCAGTTCAAAGGCCTGACGGCCTCTTCGGTAGACGACATTCAAAAACTGGCCAACGCGGTGAGCATTCCGTTTATTCCGGCGGACACCAGCAAGCCGAACTACACCGTCGACCACAGCGGCAACCTTGCGGTGATCGGGCCGGACGGGACACAGCGTGGGTTTATCCGAGCACCGTTGAATAACCAGAAACTGGTGGCGCAATTGCCGGTGATGCTCAAACGCAAGTAA
- a CDS encoding MetQ/NlpA family ABC transporter substrate-binding protein, producing MKKLLVAFAAVAAFAAHADELTVAATPVPHAEILEFVKPALAKEGVDLKVKVFTDYIQPNVQVAEKRLDANFFQHQPYLNEFNKAKGTNLVAVAGVHLEPLGAYSSKYKALTELPGGANVVIPNDATNGGRALLLLAKAGLIKLKDSNNILSTVKDITENTKDLKFRELEAATIPRVLTQVDLALINTNYALEAKLDPSKDALVIEGNDSPYVNILVAREDNKDSDAMKKLVAALHSPEVKAFILEKYKGAVLPAF from the coding sequence ATGAAAAAACTACTTGTCGCGTTCGCCGCTGTTGCAGCGTTCGCTGCTCACGCCGATGAACTGACCGTCGCGGCCACCCCGGTTCCGCACGCAGAAATCCTCGAATTCGTGAAGCCGGCCCTGGCCAAGGAAGGCGTGGACTTGAAGGTCAAAGTCTTCACCGATTACATCCAGCCGAACGTGCAGGTCGCCGAAAAACGTCTGGACGCCAACTTCTTCCAGCACCAGCCGTACCTAAATGAGTTCAACAAGGCCAAAGGCACTAATCTGGTGGCCGTTGCCGGCGTGCACCTGGAACCGCTGGGCGCTTACTCCAGCAAGTACAAGGCGCTGACCGAACTGCCAGGCGGCGCCAACGTGGTGATTCCGAACGACGCCACCAACGGCGGCCGTGCGCTGTTGCTGCTGGCCAAGGCTGGCCTGATCAAGTTGAAGGATTCCAACAACATCCTGTCGACCGTCAAGGACATCACCGAGAACACCAAGGACCTGAAATTCCGCGAACTGGAAGCCGCGACCATCCCGCGCGTGCTGACCCAGGTCGATCTGGCGCTGATCAACACCAACTACGCGCTGGAAGCCAAGCTTGATCCGTCCAAGGATGCGCTGGTTATCGAAGGCAACGATTCGCCGTACGTGAACATCCTCGTAGCCCGTGAGGACAACAAGGACAGCGACGCGATGAAGAAACTGGTTGCTGCCCTGCACAGCCCGGAAGTGAAAGCCTTCATCCTCGAGAAGTACAAAGGCGCGGTATTGCCAGCGTTCTGA
- a CDS encoding methionine ABC transporter permease: protein MEVLTSFFVNIDWFEIWLATGDTLLMLFGSLLFTVLLGLPLGVLLFLCSPRQLLEAKGVYAMLSLMVNILRSLPFIILLIVMIPFTVLITGTSLGVAGAIPPLVIGATPFFARLVETALREVDRGIIEATQAMGATTRQIITNALLPEARPGIFAAITVTAITLVSYTAMAGVVGAGGLGDLAIRFGYQRFQPDVMVVTVMLLLVLVQVLQTVGDKMVVHFSRK from the coding sequence ATGGAAGTCCTGACAAGTTTCTTCGTCAATATCGACTGGTTCGAAATCTGGCTGGCCACCGGCGATACGTTGCTGATGCTCTTCGGTTCGCTGTTGTTTACCGTTTTACTCGGCCTGCCGCTGGGCGTGCTGTTGTTCCTCTGCAGCCCGCGTCAGTTGCTGGAAGCCAAAGGCGTCTACGCGATGCTGTCGCTGATGGTGAACATCCTGCGGTCGCTGCCGTTCATCATTCTGCTGATCGTGATGATTCCGTTCACTGTGTTGATCACCGGTACGTCCCTGGGTGTGGCCGGTGCGATTCCGCCGCTGGTGATAGGCGCTACGCCATTCTTTGCCCGACTGGTGGAAACCGCCCTGCGTGAAGTCGATCGCGGCATCATCGAGGCGACCCAGGCGATGGGCGCCACGACGCGGCAGATCATCACCAATGCCTTGCTGCCGGAAGCCCGCCCAGGCATCTTTGCGGCGATTACGGTGACAGCCATTACACTGGTGTCCTACACGGCGATGGCAGGTGTGGTGGGCGCGGGTGGTCTGGGTGACCTGGCGATCCGTTTCGGTTACCAGCGTTTCCAGCCTGATGTGATGGTCGTGACGGTGATGTTGCTGCTGGTACTGGTTCAAGTGCTGCAAACCGTCGGCGATAAGATGGTCGTACACTTTTCACGTAAATGA
- a CDS encoding methionine ABC transporter ATP-binding protein has protein sequence MIEFQNVHKTYRVAGKDIPALHPTSLTIENGQVFGLIGHSGAGKSTLLRLINRLEESSGGKIIVDGEEVTALDANSLRRFRQQVGMIFQHFNLLASKTVADNVALPLTLAGELSRSEIDLRVAELLARVGLSDHAKKYPAQLSGGQKQRVGIARALATKPKILLCDEATSALDPQTTASVLQLLAEINRELKLTIVLITHEMDVIRRVCDQVAVMDAGVIVEQGSVAEVFLHPKHPTTKRFVQEDEQVDESEQRDDFAHVPGRIVRLTFQGEATYAPLLGTVARETGVDYSILAGRIDRIKDIPYGQLTLAVTGGDMEAAFAHFTAADVHMEVLR, from the coding sequence GTGATCGAGTTTCAAAACGTCCACAAAACCTACCGCGTCGCCGGTAAGGATATTCCCGCCCTGCACCCGACCAGTCTGACGATTGAGAATGGTCAGGTCTTTGGCCTGATCGGCCATTCCGGTGCGGGAAAAAGTACCCTGCTGCGCCTGATCAATCGCCTCGAAGAATCCAGTGGCGGCAAGATCATTGTTGACGGCGAAGAAGTCACGGCGCTCGACGCCAACAGCTTGCGGCGTTTCCGTCAGCAGGTCGGGATGATTTTCCAGCACTTCAACCTGCTGGCATCCAAGACCGTGGCCGACAACGTGGCGCTGCCGCTGACCCTCGCCGGCGAACTGTCGCGCAGTGAAATCGACTTGCGGGTGGCAGAATTGCTGGCGCGGGTCGGCCTGTCCGACCACGCCAAAAAGTACCCGGCGCAGTTGTCCGGTGGCCAGAAGCAGCGCGTCGGCATTGCCCGCGCCTTGGCGACCAAGCCGAAAATCCTGTTGTGCGACGAAGCCACCAGCGCCCTGGACCCGCAGACCACGGCGTCGGTCCTGCAATTGCTGGCCGAGATTAATCGCGAGTTGAAGCTGACCATCGTCCTGATTACCCACGAGATGGACGTGATCCGTCGGGTCTGCGATCAAGTGGCGGTCATGGACGCGGGCGTGATCGTCGAGCAAGGCTCGGTGGCCGAGGTGTTTCTGCATCCGAAGCACCCGACCACCAAGCGCTTCGTACAAGAAGACGAGCAGGTCGACGAAAGCGAACAGCGCGATGACTTCGCCCACGTGCCGGGCCGCATCGTACGCCTGACCTTTCAGGGCGAAGCGACCTACGCGCCATTGCTGGGAACCGTTGCCCGGGAAACGGGTGTGGACTACAGCATCCTCGCCGGTCGTATCGACCGCATCAAAGACATCCCCTATGGGCAATTGACCCTGGCCGTCACCGGTGGCGACATGGAAGCGGCGTTCGCCCACTTCACCGCTGCTGACGTCCACATGGAGGTGCTGCGCTGA